In one window of Burkholderia cenocepacia DNA:
- a CDS encoding L-iditol 2-dehydrogenase, with protein MRLEDKVAILTGAASGIGEAVAQRYLGEGARCVLVDVKPAGGSLARLIEANPGRAVAVTADVTRRDDITRIVATAVERFGGVDILFNNAALFDMRPLLDESWDVFDRLFSVNVKGLFFLMQAVAQRMVEQGRGGKIVNMSSQAGRRGEALVSHYCATKAAVISYTQSAALALAPHRINVNGIAPGVVDTPMWEQVDALFARYENRPLGEKKRLVGEAVPLGRMGVPGDLTGAALFLASADADYITAQTLNVDGGNWMS; from the coding sequence GTGAGACTGGAAGACAAGGTCGCGATCCTGACGGGCGCCGCAAGCGGCATCGGCGAGGCGGTCGCGCAACGCTATCTGGGCGAGGGCGCGCGCTGCGTGCTCGTCGACGTGAAGCCGGCAGGCGGCTCGCTCGCGCGGCTGATCGAGGCCAACCCGGGCCGCGCGGTGGCCGTCACGGCCGACGTCACGCGTCGCGACGACATCACACGGATCGTCGCCACGGCGGTCGAGCGCTTCGGCGGCGTCGACATCCTGTTCAACAACGCGGCGCTGTTCGACATGCGCCCGCTCCTCGATGAATCCTGGGACGTGTTCGACCGGCTGTTCTCGGTCAACGTGAAAGGGCTGTTCTTCCTGATGCAGGCGGTTGCGCAACGGATGGTCGAGCAGGGGCGCGGCGGCAAGATCGTCAACATGTCGTCGCAGGCCGGCCGTCGCGGCGAGGCGCTCGTTTCGCACTACTGCGCGACCAAGGCTGCGGTGATCAGCTATACGCAGTCGGCCGCGCTCGCGCTCGCGCCGCACCGGATCAACGTGAACGGCATCGCGCCGGGCGTCGTCGACACGCCGATGTGGGAGCAGGTCGATGCGCTGTTCGCGCGCTACGAGAACCGGCCGCTCGGCGAGAAGAAGCGGCTCGTCGGTGAAGCCGTGCCGCTCGGCCGCATGGGCGTGCCGGGCGACCTGACGGGCGCCGCGCTGTTCCTCGCGTCGGCCGATGCCGACTACATCACCGCCCAGACGTTGAACGTCGATGGCGGCAACTGGATGAGCTGA
- a CDS encoding Fur family transcriptional regulator produces the protein MATSSSIDARLSRADAFAAEHGLAWTPLRRQVYERVLAAQRPIGAYDLLAELEPQRGRVPPTTVYRALDFLVEHGFIHRIESKNAFFACCEIGVPHEGQFLICDSCGDTVEIPGGDLAKQLSASEPAHGFEVHHQVVELSGLCGHCKRKPAQR, from the coding sequence ATGGCTACCTCATCGTCCATTGACGCCCGGCTGTCCCGGGCCGACGCATTCGCCGCCGAGCACGGGCTCGCGTGGACGCCGCTGCGCCGCCAGGTCTACGAGCGCGTGCTGGCCGCACAGCGCCCGATCGGCGCGTACGACCTGCTTGCCGAACTCGAACCGCAGCGCGGCCGCGTGCCGCCGACGACCGTCTATCGCGCGCTGGATTTCCTCGTCGAGCACGGCTTCATCCACCGGATCGAATCGAAGAACGCGTTCTTCGCCTGCTGCGAGATCGGCGTGCCGCACGAAGGCCAGTTCCTGATCTGCGATTCGTGCGGCGACACCGTCGAGATTCCCGGCGGCGACCTCGCGAAGCAGTTGTCCGCGAGCGAGCCCGCGCACGGTTTCGAAGTCCACCACCAGGTCGTCGAGCTGAGCGGCCTGTGCGGGCACTGCAAGCGCAAGCCCGCGCAGCGCTGA
- a CDS encoding metal ABC transporter solute-binding protein, producing MSIALKRAPRRALSPVRWLAAAVAALSFAAPVVAQAATVNVVAAENFYGDVASQIGGRHVAVTSILSNPDQDPHLFEASPKTARALQHAQVVIYNGADYDPWMGKLLGASKQAKRATIVVADLVGKKAGDNPHLWYDPATMPAAARAIAAELGRADPANKAEYEANLQKFVASLKPVDDKIAALRAKYKGVPVTATEPVFGYMSDAIGLDMRNQRFQLATMNDTEASAQDVAAFEGDLRKKQVRVLIYNSQAEEPMTKRMLKIARDGGVPTVSVTETQPAGKTFQQWMSGQLDALGNALSAGK from the coding sequence ATGTCCATTGCCCTGAAGCGCGCGCCGCGGCGCGCCCTGTCGCCTGTCCGCTGGCTGGCCGCCGCCGTCGCCGCGCTGTCGTTCGCCGCGCCGGTGGTCGCGCAGGCCGCGACCGTCAACGTCGTCGCCGCGGAGAATTTCTACGGCGACGTCGCGTCGCAGATCGGCGGCCGCCACGTCGCGGTCACCAGCATCCTCAGCAATCCCGATCAGGACCCGCACCTGTTCGAAGCGAGCCCGAAGACGGCCCGCGCGCTCCAGCACGCGCAGGTCGTGATCTACAACGGCGCCGACTACGATCCGTGGATGGGCAAACTGCTCGGCGCGTCGAAACAGGCGAAGCGCGCGACGATCGTCGTCGCCGATCTCGTCGGCAAGAAGGCCGGCGACAACCCGCACCTGTGGTACGACCCGGCGACGATGCCGGCGGCCGCACGCGCGATCGCGGCCGAGCTGGGCCGCGCCGACCCGGCGAACAAGGCCGAATACGAGGCGAACCTGCAGAAGTTCGTCGCATCGCTGAAGCCCGTCGACGACAAGATCGCCGCACTGCGCGCGAAGTACAAGGGCGTGCCCGTGACGGCCACCGAGCCCGTGTTCGGCTATATGTCGGACGCGATCGGCCTCGACATGCGCAACCAGCGCTTCCAGCTCGCAACGATGAACGACACCGAAGCCAGCGCGCAGGACGTCGCCGCGTTCGAGGGCGACCTGCGCAAGAAGCAGGTGCGCGTGCTGATCTACAACAGCCAGGCCGAGGAGCCGATGACCAAGCGCATGCTGAAGATCGCGCGCGACGGCGGTGTGCCGACCGTCAGCGTCACCGAGACGCAGCCGGCCGGCAAGACCTTCCAGCAATGGATGAGCGGCCAGCTCGACGCGCTCGGCAACGCGCTTTCCGCCGGCAAGTAA
- a CDS encoding ABC transporter ATP-binding protein codes for MTATPHALALDRVTLELGGRTILRDVSFSIEPGEFVGVLGPNGAGKTTLMRAVLGLVPVSAGTLSVGGVPVARGNASIGYMPQIRSGLANRRMRGYDFVAMAADGHRWGLPHTNAATRRDVDRVLDLVGGPSLARRPLSELSGGERQRLLLAQCLLGNPKLLLLDEPLISLDPNHQRGVVELVRNVQRELGITVLFSAHELNPLLNALDRVLYLGNGVAALGTVDEVITKPVLSRLYGSPIDVMRVNGKIFVMSGDVEVEKHDHEHEDDDGHSHGGGGGHGHHHHGHAHPGHSHDV; via the coding sequence ATGACCGCCACTCCCCACGCACTCGCACTCGATCGCGTCACGCTCGAACTGGGCGGCCGCACGATCCTGCGCGACGTCAGCTTCTCGATCGAGCCCGGCGAATTCGTCGGCGTGCTCGGGCCGAACGGCGCGGGCAAGACGACGCTGATGCGCGCGGTGCTCGGCCTCGTCCCCGTGTCGGCCGGCACGCTGTCGGTCGGCGGTGTGCCGGTCGCGCGCGGCAACGCATCGATCGGCTACATGCCGCAGATCAGGAGCGGCCTCGCGAACCGCCGGATGCGCGGTTACGACTTCGTCGCAATGGCCGCCGACGGCCACCGGTGGGGCCTGCCGCACACGAACGCGGCCACGCGCCGCGACGTCGATCGCGTGCTCGACCTCGTCGGCGGCCCGTCGCTCGCGCGCCGGCCGCTGTCCGAACTGTCGGGCGGCGAACGGCAGCGCCTGCTGCTCGCGCAATGCCTCCTCGGCAATCCGAAGCTGCTGCTGCTCGACGAGCCGCTGATCAGCCTCGACCCGAACCACCAGCGCGGCGTCGTCGAACTCGTGCGCAACGTGCAGCGCGAGCTCGGCATCACCGTGCTGTTCTCCGCGCACGAACTGAACCCGCTGCTGAACGCGCTCGACCGCGTGCTGTATCTCGGCAACGGCGTCGCGGCGCTCGGCACCGTCGACGAGGTGATCACGAAGCCCGTGCTGTCGCGCCTCTACGGCTCGCCGATCGACGTGATGCGCGTGAACGGCAAGATCTTCGTGATGTCGGGCGACGTCGAAGTCGAGAAGCACGATCACGAACACGAGGACGACGACGGCCATTCGCACGGCGGGGGCGGCGGCCACGGCCATCATCACCACGGACACGCTCATCCCGGGCATTCGCACGATGTTTGA
- a CDS encoding metal ABC transporter permease yields MFEYDFMINAFAASGIVAVLAGIVGYFLVLRGQTFAGHALSHVGFTGATGAVLLGISPIWGMVGFTLAAGIGMGALGEKLAGRDVAIGVILSGALGFGLLFLHFYTSFATQVTALLFGNVLAVSHDTLAVLAGIGAVSLAALALIARPLLFASLQPELAEAKGVSLRTVSMLFLAVCALAVAAATQIVGVLLVFTLLVGPAAAAQNVSTRLSTGVLLAALFALFEAWVGIVLAYHTDWPTSFWITALSALVYGASLLRRN; encoded by the coding sequence ATGTTTGAATACGACTTCATGATCAACGCCTTCGCGGCGTCGGGGATCGTCGCGGTGCTCGCGGGCATCGTCGGCTATTTCCTGGTGCTGCGCGGGCAGACCTTCGCCGGTCACGCGCTGTCGCACGTCGGCTTCACCGGCGCGACGGGCGCGGTGCTGCTCGGCATCTCGCCGATCTGGGGGATGGTCGGCTTCACGCTCGCGGCCGGGATCGGGATGGGCGCACTCGGCGAAAAGCTCGCGGGCCGCGACGTCGCGATCGGCGTGATCCTGTCGGGTGCACTCGGCTTCGGCCTGTTGTTCCTGCACTTCTACACGTCGTTCGCGACGCAGGTCACCGCCTTGCTGTTCGGCAACGTGCTCGCGGTCAGCCACGACACGCTCGCGGTGCTCGCGGGCATCGGCGCGGTGAGCCTCGCCGCGCTCGCGCTGATCGCGCGGCCGCTGCTGTTCGCGTCGCTGCAGCCCGAACTGGCCGAAGCCAAGGGCGTGTCGCTGCGCACGGTGTCGATGCTGTTCCTCGCGGTGTGCGCGCTCGCGGTGGCCGCTGCCACGCAGATCGTCGGCGTGCTGCTCGTGTTCACGCTGCTGGTGGGGCCGGCCGCGGCCGCGCAGAACGTGTCGACGCGACTGTCGACGGGCGTACTGCTCGCCGCGCTGTTCGCGCTGTTCGAAGCGTGGGTCGGCATCGTGCTCGCGTATCACACCGACTGGCCGACGAGCTTCTGGATTACGGCGTTGTCGGCGCTCGTGTACGGCGCGAGCCTGTTGCGACGCAACTGA
- the fghA gene encoding S-formylglutathione hydrolase: MLELVSSHACHGGEQRFYRHDSAAIGLPMKFSVYLPPQAAHGRVPALFYLAGLTCTDETFAIKAGAQQYAAQHGIALVMPDTSPRGAGVPGETDAWDFGVGAGFYVDATEAPWSTHYRMESYVTGELRELVAAELPIDGARLGIFGHSMGGHGALTLALRHPGLYRSVSAFAPIAAPTRCPWGEKAFSGYLGADRETWKEHDASELVARADAPKFADGILVDQGLADQFLANQLNPDVFEAACAKAGQPLTLRRHPGYDHGYYFISTFIADHLAHHARVLAR; encoded by the coding sequence ATGCTCGAACTCGTTTCCTCGCATGCGTGCCACGGCGGCGAGCAGCGTTTCTACCGTCACGATTCGGCGGCCATCGGCCTGCCGATGAAGTTTTCGGTGTATCTGCCGCCGCAGGCCGCGCACGGGCGCGTGCCTGCGCTGTTCTATCTCGCCGGGCTCACGTGCACCGACGAGACGTTCGCGATCAAGGCCGGCGCGCAGCAATACGCGGCGCAGCACGGCATCGCGCTCGTGATGCCCGACACGAGCCCGCGCGGCGCGGGCGTGCCGGGCGAGACGGATGCGTGGGACTTCGGCGTCGGCGCGGGTTTCTACGTCGATGCGACCGAAGCGCCGTGGTCGACGCATTACCGGATGGAGTCGTACGTGACGGGCGAGCTGCGCGAGCTGGTCGCGGCCGAGCTGCCGATCGACGGCGCGCGGCTCGGCATCTTCGGCCACTCGATGGGCGGGCACGGTGCGCTGACGCTCGCGTTGCGTCATCCGGGCTTGTACCGGTCGGTGTCGGCGTTCGCGCCGATCGCCGCGCCGACGCGCTGCCCGTGGGGCGAGAAGGCGTTCTCCGGCTATCTCGGCGCCGATCGCGAGACGTGGAAGGAGCACGACGCGAGCGAGTTGGTCGCGCGCGCCGATGCGCCGAAGTTCGCGGACGGCATCCTCGTCGATCAGGGGCTGGCCGACCAGTTCCTCGCGAACCAGCTGAACCCCGACGTATTCGAAGCCGCGTGCGCGAAGGCCGGTCAGCCGCTGACGTTGCGCCGCCATCCGGGCTACGACCACGGCTACTACTTCATCTCGACGTTCATCGCCGATCACCTTGCGCATCACGCGCGCGTGCTGGCGCGGTGA
- a CDS encoding S-(hydroxymethyl)glutathione dehydrogenase/class III alcohol dehydrogenase yields the protein MKTKAAIAWKAGAPLTIEEVDLEGPRAGEVLIEVKATGICHTDYYTLSGADPEGIFPAILGHEGAGVVVDVGPGVGTVRKGDHVIPLYTPECRECKFCLSRKTNLCQKIRATQGKGLMPDATSRFSLDGKPLFHYMGTSTFSNYIVVPEIAVAKVREDAPFDKICYIGCGVTTGVGAVVYSAKVEAGANVVVFGLGGIGLNVIQGAKMVGADKIIGVDINPKRVELAKKFGMTHFINPNEVENVVDHIVQLTDGGADYSFECVGNVKLMRQALECTHKGWGQSFIIGVAAAGEEISTRPFQLVTGREWKGSAFGGARGRTDVPKIVDWYMEGKINIDDLITHTLPLERINEGFDLMKAGESIRSVVLY from the coding sequence ATGAAAACGAAAGCCGCGATTGCATGGAAGGCGGGTGCGCCGCTGACGATCGAGGAAGTCGATCTCGAAGGGCCGCGTGCCGGCGAAGTGCTGATCGAAGTGAAGGCGACGGGCATCTGCCACACCGACTACTACACGCTGTCGGGCGCCGATCCGGAAGGGATCTTCCCGGCGATCCTCGGCCATGAAGGCGCGGGCGTGGTGGTCGACGTCGGCCCCGGCGTCGGTACCGTGCGCAAGGGCGACCACGTGATTCCGCTCTACACGCCCGAATGCCGCGAGTGCAAGTTCTGCCTGTCGCGCAAGACCAACCTGTGCCAGAAGATCCGCGCGACGCAGGGCAAGGGCCTGATGCCGGACGCGACGTCGCGCTTCTCGCTCGACGGCAAGCCGCTGTTCCACTACATGGGCACGTCGACGTTCTCGAACTACATCGTCGTGCCGGAGATCGCCGTCGCGAAGGTGCGCGAGGACGCGCCGTTCGACAAGATCTGCTACATCGGCTGCGGCGTGACGACGGGCGTCGGCGCGGTCGTGTACTCGGCGAAGGTCGAGGCCGGTGCGAACGTGGTCGTGTTCGGCCTCGGCGGGATCGGCCTGAACGTGATCCAGGGCGCGAAGATGGTCGGCGCGGACAAGATCATCGGCGTCGACATCAACCCGAAGCGCGTCGAGCTCGCGAAGAAGTTCGGGATGACGCATTTCATCAACCCGAACGAAGTCGAGAACGTCGTCGACCACATCGTGCAACTGACCGACGGCGGCGCCGACTATTCGTTCGAATGCGTCGGCAACGTGAAGCTGATGCGCCAGGCGCTCGAATGCACGCACAAGGGCTGGGGCCAGTCGTTCATCATCGGCGTGGCGGCGGCGGGCGAGGAAATCAGCACGCGTCCGTTCCAGCTGGTGACGGGCCGCGAGTGGAAGGGCTCGGCGTTCGGCGGCGCGCGCGGGCGCACCGACGTGCCGAAGATCGTCGACTGGTACATGGAAGGCAAGATCAACATCGACGACCTGATCACGCACACGCTGCCGCTCGAGCGGATCAACGAAGGCTTCGACCTGATGAAGGCCGGCGAGTCGATCCGCTCGGTCGTGCTGTACTGA
- a CDS encoding xylulokinase, translating into MRLLGIDLGTGSVKLVTLDADGVERAVASEPYALSSPRPGWAEIAPDTWWQALVRAAARLPADERAQVAAIGFSGQMHGVVLIDAAGQPVRLALLWPDTRAVREADAAGWAAAGSSVPPNPVAPGMAGPLLRWLATHEPDALRVARWAVQPKDWLRIALGGDVAADPSDACATALATPDGAWDNALIDSLGLPTDRFAPVRASTARCGVLGAQAAAALGLPAGVPLATGAADTACAALGSGLAVAGDALLTTGSGGQIVVLADTLPPARRGLHRYRAATGGGYYTMAAMQNVGLALEAVRGWLGYARWADAYDEAFAQPASERLCFLPYLTGERSPWMNPDARGGWLGLGLGDTRGAMMRAAFEGVAFALRAGLDAIRDADRGDTVTTLRLAGGGSVDPRWRQLLADALGASLHAIDCPNAATRGAALLAGVAIGHWREDALRALAPGASPVAAPHDDRQLAARHARFVDLYARTDAWFTTGV; encoded by the coding sequence ATGCGCCTGCTCGGAATCGACCTCGGCACCGGCTCCGTCAAACTCGTCACGCTCGATGCCGACGGCGTCGAGCGCGCGGTCGCGAGCGAACCTTATGCGTTGTCGTCGCCGCGGCCGGGCTGGGCGGAAATCGCCCCCGACACGTGGTGGCAGGCGCTGGTCCGCGCGGCCGCGCGACTGCCGGCCGACGAGCGCGCGCAGGTCGCGGCGATCGGTTTTTCGGGCCAGATGCATGGCGTCGTGCTGATCGACGCGGCCGGCCAGCCGGTGCGGCTCGCGCTGCTGTGGCCGGACACGCGCGCGGTGCGCGAGGCGGACGCGGCCGGCTGGGCCGCCGCCGGATCGTCCGTCCCACCGAATCCCGTCGCGCCCGGCATGGCGGGCCCGCTGTTGCGCTGGCTGGCCACGCACGAACCCGACGCGCTGCGCGTCGCGCGCTGGGCCGTGCAGCCGAAGGACTGGCTGCGCATCGCACTGGGCGGCGACGTCGCGGCCGATCCGAGCGACGCGTGCGCAACCGCGCTCGCGACGCCCGACGGTGCGTGGGACAACGCATTGATCGACTCGCTCGGCTTGCCGACCGACCGCTTCGCGCCGGTGCGTGCGTCCACCGCGCGCTGCGGCGTGCTCGGTGCGCAGGCCGCGGCCGCGCTCGGCCTGCCGGCCGGCGTGCCGCTTGCGACGGGCGCGGCCGATACCGCGTGCGCGGCGCTCGGCAGCGGGCTGGCCGTCGCAGGCGACGCGCTGCTGACGACCGGCAGCGGTGGGCAGATCGTCGTGCTCGCGGATACGTTGCCGCCCGCGCGGCGCGGCTTGCATCGCTATCGTGCGGCAACCGGCGGCGGCTATTACACGATGGCGGCGATGCAGAACGTCGGGCTCGCGCTCGAAGCCGTGCGCGGCTGGCTCGGCTACGCGCGATGGGCCGATGCGTATGACGAAGCGTTCGCGCAGCCGGCGTCCGAACGGCTGTGCTTCCTGCCGTACCTGACCGGCGAGCGTTCGCCGTGGATGAACCCCGATGCGCGCGGCGGCTGGCTCGGCCTCGGGCTCGGCGACACGCGCGGCGCGATGATGCGCGCCGCGTTCGAAGGCGTCGCGTTCGCGTTGCGCGCGGGGCTCGATGCGATCCGCGACGCCGATCGCGGCGACACGGTGACGACGCTGCGTCTCGCGGGCGGCGGCTCCGTCGATCCGCGCTGGCGCCAGTTGCTCGCCGACGCGCTCGGCGCGTCGCTGCACGCGATCGATTGCCCGAACGCCGCGACGCGCGGCGCCGCGCTGCTCGCGGGCGTCGCGATCGGGCATTGGCGTGAAGATGCGTTGCGCGCGCTGGCGCCGGGCGCGTCGCCGGTCGCGGCCCCGCACGACGATCGCCAACTGGCTGCTCGCCACGCGCGCTTCGTCGATCTGTACGCACGCACGGATGCATGGTTCACGACGGGCGTTTAA
- a CDS encoding nucleobase:cation symporter-2 family protein, with amino-acid sequence MQSNTVHPCDEVLPTGKLVTLGLQHVLVMYAGAVAVPLIVGAALKLPKDQIAFLISADLFSCGIATLIQTLGLWIFGIRLPVIMGCTFAAVGPMIAIGTNPGLGILDIFGSTIAAGIIGIVLAPMIGKLLRFFPPVVVGTVIAVIGLSLMEVGINWAAGGVGNPEYGSPVYLGLSLLVLTLILLINKYGRGFVANISVLLGIVAGFVIAFALGRVNTDGVAHAPWVGFVMPFHFGLPHFDPLSIVTMVTVMFVTFIESTGMFLAVGDMVDRPVNQERLVRGLRVDGLGTLIGGIFNSFPHTSFSQNVGLIGVTGVKSRFVCATGGVILVLLGLFPKMAQVVASVPPFVLGGAGIVMFGMVAANGIKVLSKVDFVQNSHNLFIVAVSVGMGLVPVVSPHFFSKLPPALAPILHSGILLASATAVILNIVFNGVKGEKDARCEIRRAGHDFDGRPADVHH; translated from the coding sequence ATGCAATCGAACACGGTCCATCCGTGCGATGAGGTGCTGCCGACCGGCAAGCTGGTAACGCTTGGCCTGCAACACGTCCTCGTCATGTACGCCGGCGCCGTCGCCGTGCCGCTTATCGTCGGCGCCGCGCTCAAGCTGCCGAAAGACCAGATCGCGTTCCTGATCAGCGCCGATCTGTTTTCGTGCGGCATCGCCACGCTGATCCAGACGCTCGGCCTGTGGATCTTCGGGATCCGCCTGCCCGTGATCATGGGCTGCACGTTCGCGGCCGTCGGCCCGATGATCGCGATCGGCACGAACCCCGGCCTCGGCATTCTCGACATCTTCGGTTCGACCATCGCGGCCGGCATCATCGGCATCGTGCTCGCACCGATGATCGGCAAGCTGCTGCGGTTCTTCCCGCCCGTGGTCGTCGGCACGGTGATCGCCGTGATCGGGCTGTCGCTGATGGAAGTGGGCATCAACTGGGCAGCCGGCGGCGTCGGCAACCCCGAGTACGGCAGCCCCGTCTATCTCGGCCTGTCGCTGCTCGTGCTCACGCTGATCCTGCTGATCAACAAGTACGGCCGCGGTTTCGTCGCGAACATCTCGGTGCTGCTCGGCATCGTCGCCGGCTTCGTGATCGCCTTCGCGCTCGGCCGCGTGAACACCGACGGCGTCGCGCATGCGCCGTGGGTCGGTTTCGTGATGCCGTTCCACTTCGGTCTGCCGCACTTCGACCCGCTGTCGATCGTGACGATGGTCACGGTGATGTTCGTCACGTTCATCGAATCGACCGGCATGTTCCTCGCGGTGGGCGACATGGTCGATCGCCCGGTCAACCAGGAGCGCCTCGTGCGCGGCCTGCGCGTCGACGGCCTCGGCACGCTGATCGGCGGCATCTTCAACTCGTTCCCGCATACGTCGTTCTCGCAGAACGTCGGCCTGATCGGCGTGACGGGCGTGAAGAGCCGCTTCGTGTGCGCGACGGGCGGCGTGATCCTCGTGCTGCTCGGCCTGTTCCCGAAGATGGCGCAGGTCGTCGCGTCGGTGCCGCCGTTCGTGCTCGGCGGCGCAGGCATCGTGATGTTCGGGATGGTCGCCGCGAACGGCATCAAGGTGCTGTCGAAGGTCGACTTCGTGCAGAACTCGCACAACCTGTTCATCGTTGCCGTGAGCGTCGGCATGGGCCTCGTGCCGGTCGTGTCGCCGCACTTCTTCTCGAAGCTGCCGCCCGCGCTCGCACCGATCCTGCACAGCGGCATCCTGCTGGCATCGGCCACGGCCGTGATCCTGAACATCGTGTTCAACGGTGTGAAAGGCGAAAAGGATGCGCGCTGCGAGATTCGGCGCGCAGGGCACGATTTCGATGGGCGGCCCGCCGACGTGCACCACTGA
- a CDS encoding efflux transporter outer membrane subunit, producing MMQKHALTAIAVALFATGCTMAPHYKRPDAPVAQAYPAGGVYATQPGAAGARSANGQAATAIGWREFFVDPRLQRLIEIALKNNRDLRVSVLNIEAARAQYQITRAGLFPTLDGTGTGSIQRFPAGVSQTGQPLISRTYNVGLSASWELDLFGRVQSLKDQALAQYLSTAYARQASEISLVSQVADQYLTLLSTDDLLKVTEDTLKTAQASYDLTKLQFDNGTGSELELRQAQTVVETALANQQAQARARAQALNALVLLIGEPLPDDLPAGMPLDAQNLLTDVPAGLPSDLLTRRPDVMQAEQTLLAANANIGAARAAFFPKISLTGAFGTASPTLGGLFKAGTAAWSFAPSIALPIFEGGQNIANLDLANVQKRIEIANYEKAIQSAFREVSDGLAARGTYDQQIAALERNEHAQQRRFDLSDLRYKNGVDSYLSVLTAQTDLYSAQQSLISARLARWTNLVDLYRALGGGWIQHAGEAPRAPDAPVDYDKAAVPAPASATATNG from the coding sequence ATGATGCAAAAACACGCTTTGACTGCAATCGCAGTCGCGCTCTTTGCCACGGGCTGCACGATGGCGCCGCACTACAAGCGGCCCGACGCACCCGTCGCGCAGGCGTACCCGGCCGGCGGCGTCTACGCGACGCAGCCGGGTGCGGCCGGCGCGCGCAGCGCGAACGGCCAGGCGGCGACTGCCATCGGCTGGCGCGAGTTCTTCGTCGATCCGCGCCTGCAGCGGCTGATCGAGATCGCGCTGAAGAACAACCGCGACCTGCGCGTGTCGGTGCTGAACATCGAGGCGGCGCGCGCGCAGTACCAGATCACGCGTGCGGGGCTGTTCCCGACGCTCGATGGTACGGGCACGGGCAGCATCCAGCGTTTCCCGGCCGGTGTATCGCAGACGGGCCAGCCGCTGATTTCGCGCACCTACAACGTCGGACTGTCGGCATCGTGGGAGCTCGACCTGTTCGGCCGCGTGCAGAGCCTGAAGGATCAGGCGCTCGCGCAATATCTGTCGACCGCGTATGCACGGCAGGCGTCGGAAATCTCGCTGGTGTCGCAGGTGGCGGATCAATACCTGACGCTGCTGTCGACCGATGACCTGCTGAAGGTCACGGAGGACACGCTGAAGACCGCGCAGGCGTCTTACGACCTGACCAAGCTGCAGTTCGACAACGGTACGGGCTCGGAGCTCGAGCTGCGTCAGGCGCAGACGGTCGTCGAGACGGCGCTCGCGAACCAGCAGGCGCAGGCCCGTGCCCGCGCGCAGGCGTTGAACGCGCTGGTGCTGCTGATCGGCGAGCCGCTGCCGGACGACCTGCCGGCGGGCATGCCGCTCGACGCGCAGAACCTGCTGACGGACGTGCCGGCCGGGTTGCCGTCGGACTTGCTGACGCGTCGTCCTGACGTGATGCAGGCCGAGCAGACGCTGCTGGCCGCGAACGCGAACATCGGCGCGGCGCGCGCGGCGTTCTTCCCGAAGATCTCGCTGACGGGCGCGTTCGGCACCGCGAGCCCGACGCTGGGCGGCCTGTTCAAGGCCGGCACGGCGGCGTGGTCGTTCGCGCCGAGCATCGCGTTGCCGATCTTCGAGGGCGGGCAGAACATCGCGAACCTCGATCTCGCGAACGTGCAGAAGCGCATCGAGATCGCGAACTACGAGAAGGCGATCCAGTCGGCGTTCCGCGAAGTGTCGGATGGCCTCGCCGCACGCGGCACGTACGACCAGCAGATCGCGGCGCTGGAGCGCAACGAGCACGCGCAGCAACGTCGCTTCGACCTGTCGGACCTGCGTTACAAGAACGGTGTCGACAGCTACCTGTCGGTGCTGACCGCGCAGACGGATCTGTACTCGGCACAGCAGTCGCTGATCAGCGCACGCCTGGCGCGCTGGACGAACCTGGTCGACCTGTACCGCGCACTCGGCGGCGGCTGGATCCAGCATGCAGGCGAAGCGCCGCGCGCGCCGGATGCGCCGGTCGACTACGACAAGGCGGCTGTTCCGGCGCCCGCGTCGGCAACGGCGACGAACGGGTAA